Proteins co-encoded in one Paenarthrobacter ureafaciens genomic window:
- a CDS encoding dihydrofolate reductase family protein → MSEANEKSGAELMVDLIISLDGYASGEGWPGWWGLEGPEYLAWLEEEGKKDFTTLMGANTYRVMAGLSQQAVDDSAAFSEDEGASLGGLADMRKVVFSSTLQEPLAWPHCELIRGDAVEAVREMKRTRTGTLSTLGSLSLSRSLLTAGLVDRFRLVIFPVITGRTGSERIYDGYPDVALELINSRTFDGRSQLLEYIPTVLEGPPPARK, encoded by the coding sequence ATGAGTGAAGCAAACGAAAAGTCCGGCGCAGAGTTAATGGTGGACCTGATCATCAGTTTGGACGGCTACGCCTCCGGCGAGGGTTGGCCGGGCTGGTGGGGCCTTGAAGGACCGGAATACCTTGCCTGGCTCGAAGAAGAGGGAAAGAAGGATTTCACCACCCTCATGGGAGCGAATACCTACAGGGTGATGGCTGGACTGTCCCAGCAGGCGGTGGACGACTCTGCCGCGTTCTCCGAAGATGAAGGCGCCAGCCTGGGTGGCTTGGCTGACATGCGGAAGGTCGTCTTCTCCTCTACCCTGCAAGAGCCCCTTGCCTGGCCACATTGCGAGTTGATTCGCGGCGATGCCGTGGAGGCCGTTCGGGAGATGAAACGCACCCGTACAGGGACGTTGTCGACGCTGGGCAGCCTCAGCCTGTCCAGGTCCCTGCTGACCGCCGGGCTCGTGGACCGGTTCCGGCTTGTTATCTTCCCCGTGATCACGGGCCGGACCGGAAGCGAAAGGATCTATGACGGCTACCCGGACGTTGCCCTTGAGTTGATTAACAGCAGGACTTTTGATGGTCGGTCCCAGTTGTTGGAGTACATCCCCACGGTCTTGGAGGGCCCACCTCCGGCTAGAAAATAA